The window GCCAAAAAACATAATGGCATTCACATTTTAAGAATAGAAGATACAGACCAGACACGTTTCGTACCTGGAGCAGAAGAATATATTATCGAAGCATTACAATGGCTTGGAATCACTTTTGACGAGGGCGTACATCTCGGAGGTGAATATGGACCCTATCGCCAAAGTGATCGCAAACCTATGTATAGGCAATATGTTGACCAATTGATTGAAGCAGGTCATGCCTATTACGCATTTGACACACCTGAAGAGTTGGATGAAATGCGTCAGCGATTAAAAGATGGTGGAATGAGTCCTCAATATGATGCCTCAAGCAGAATGAACATGAAAAACTCCTTAACACTGTCTTCTGACGAAGTAAATACTAAAATTACAGCTGGAGACCCCTATGTCATCCGCATTAAACTCCCCAGAAAGGAAGAAGTTAGATTTAACGACCTGATAAGAGGCTGGGTTAGCTTCAACACAGCTCAGTTAGATGACAAAGTGTTGATGAAAAATGACGGAATGCCTACCTACCACATGGCAAACATTGTGGACGACCATTTCATGAAAATCACACATGTAATACGTGGCGAAGAATGGCTTTCGTCTGCACCATTGCATGTAATGCTATACAAATACTTAGGTTGGGAAGACACCATGCCTCAATTTGCACATCTCCCATTGATTCTGAAACCAGAGGGCAATGGAAAATTAAGCAAGAGAGATGGCGACCGATTAGGATTTCCTGTATTTCCGCTAGAATGGAAAGACCCAAACACAGGAGAAATTTCTTCCGGTTATAGGGAAACAGGGTATGAACCCGAAGCGGTTATTAACTTCTTGGCACTGCTTGGATGGCACCCTTCTGACAATCAAGAAATATTTAACATAGATGAATTGATTCAGGCTTTCAGTCTGGAACGCATTAGTAAGAATGGAGCAAAATTTGACATTGACAAAGCGAAGTGGTTCAATCATCAGTATTTGATGAAAAGAGATAATTCAGCTATTGCAAACTCCCTCCTACCTTTGCTTAGCGAAAAAGGTATTGAGACAAATCTAGAGTTTCTAACCAAAGTGGTAAGTATAACCAAAGAGAAAGTAACTTTTTGGAAAGAAATTGCCGACATTTCAGAATATTTTTTCAAAACACCCACTCATTTTGATGCAAAAGTCATTGAGAAAAAATGGAAAAGTCCAATACCTGAAAATCTAAAAGCATATTCATCCATCTTACACAATAGTTCCGATTTCAGTGCACAAAGTCTGGAAGCGGGCTTTCATTCATTTGCAGAAAAAAACGGAATCAACCCCGGTAGCATGATGCAACCTCTCAGATTAGCAGTAAGCGGACAGGCAGGTGGTCCACCCCTGTTTGAAATGCTGGAACTAATAGGCAAAGACGCGGTAATCAAAAGAGTTGAATGGGCTTGCGACAATCTCAAAGCCACCTCACAATCATAAAACACACCAAACAATGAACAAACCCATCAGAGTATTAGTCGCTAAAGTAGGACTTGACGGTCATGACAGAGGTGCCAAAGTGATAGCTACCGCCTTACGCGATGCAGGCATGGAAGTTATCTATACCGGACTTCGCCAAACTCCTGAAATGGTTGTCAAAACAGCTTTGCAAGAAGACGTGGACGTTATCGGAATCAGTATTCTGTCCGGTGCACATAACACAGTTTTCCCTCGCATTATTGAACTCATGAAAGAGAATGTTATGGAAGATGTGTTATTGATTGGTGGAGGTATTATCCCTGACGATGATTCACAAAGGCTCAATAAACAAGGTGTAGCAAGGCTTTTCCCTCCGGGCACTTCCACAGAAGAGATTACTGAATACATTCAACACAAGGTTGTAAAATAGAACTACTTTACGGGCTTAAATGCTTCGAATGTTTGTAGGCAATCCTTGCAATAGTGGATGGAACGACACAAAGTAGGTCCGAATGGGCTTTTCATCTCCGTATTGGTGCTATTGCAATGAGGGCAAGGCATGTGTTTGAGTAATTCTGCATAATCATTGCCCGTGGTGGGTGGAGGTGGTGCGAGTCCATGTTTTTTTAATGCAACCAAGCCTTCTGCAGTTATCATAGACGTATTCCATTGAACTTCAAAACTTGTCTTTGCCTTTGGATTTGGAAAGCCTTTTTCTTTGAGTTTGTTCTCCACCAGAACTTCCATATAACGCAATGCAGGGCATCCCGCAAAAGTGGGTGTTAGAGTAACATTGGTTCCCAAATCTGAGACTTCTATATTAGTAACAATGCCTAAATCTATTATGGAAATAGTAGGTATCTCAGGGTCTGACACCTCGTATAGAGCTTGCCTAACAACTTCTGTATTCATATTCTTACCATTCTGCAGCAGGGTCAATCCTAAACACCTCTGTCATTTCATCCAGCAAGGGTTGAAGATAATTTGTATGTTTACCTTTTCTACCTCCTAAAGCAGGTGCCACAGAATTGTTTTCAGGTATTCTTAAGCCCGCTTTTGCTAATATACCCGAAACTGTTGAGAGCCATCTTCCTTTGAGAGCATCTTCACCTTCAAATATACCTTCTGCAATAAGTACATCTTCAAAATTCCCTTTTTCAAAAATACCCAAGGCAAGAGACCAGGTTTCGTTCAAAGCGTTTTGCAGCTTGATTTTGCTTTCTTCGGAAGCACTGCCCAGCTGGGTAATCCAGACATCAGCATGCATAGTGTGATATTTGATTTCGCCTTTAATTTTTCTTGATAAAAAAGTAAGAGGTTCGAAAGACGAATTTGCCAACATTTCAAAGCGAAGTAACTCAGCATTATCAAAGAAAAAATGACGCATTAGGCTGAATTCATATTCGCCTATTGGATATTCAACAAGGTGGCAGCAATGAAATTGCTCTGCATTACGCATAAAAGCAATGGTATCCGAATCCCCTTCTCCCATTTGACTTAAGATATCATACAAAGCTTGTGCATGACCTAATTTGTCCTGCGCCATAGAAGAAAATGCAATATCTTCTTCCAATATTGGACCCAAACCTGTCCATTCTGAGTTGCGATGACCTATAATCAGCTGATCGTCAGCCATTTTATAGAGCAAATCCTTGATTGCCTCAAATCCTTTTTCTGATATGTTCATAATGTTTGTTGCTTTTCTTTATATACTTTAATTCTATCCATCACTTTGTAGTAACCCGGGTCGCGATAGGTTTTGACTTCTTCACTTTCAAAAATGTCTGCATCATCATAATCCGATGCAAAAATATTGGATGATTTTGCCACCCAAAGATTCACGCATATTCCTCTGCGCCCATATACTTCTTTTGCAAATAAGAGCGCCATCTCTGCATTCGGTGCATGCACACATCCTACATGTTGGTGGTGCTGTCCACGTTTAGTTTGGTGAAAAACTTCATAAGTCTGCCACTGGTCTAATTCTTTGGCTTCATCAAAAGGTTTTTCTAAATCTATTTCGGAGCGTGTTATTCTGGGGTCTAATGATTTGATTTTCATTTTATTTATCAGTTAAATAATTAAACAAGTGGAGTTACATATTCAGCGTCTTTTTTCAATAAGGCTCTGCGCACCCAGCGCCCTTTTTCTTCTGCATATTTTCTAACGGCAAGTCTTTCTTTGTTGCACGGTCCATCACCATTAATGACTCTTTTGAAAACTTCCCAATCAGGTTCGGTATATTCCCACAAACCTGTGGATTCGTTCTTTTTCAATTTCGGGTCAGGAATGACCAAGCCTAAATCCCAAATTTTGGGCACATACATATTGAGAAACGTCTGGCGCATCTCATCATTGGTAGCCATTTTGACTTTCCATTTCATTAATGTTTTGGTATGAACAGAAATATTGTCGCTGGGTCCAAAAAAATGCATGATAGGTGGCCACCAACGTGTGAGTGCATCTTGCACCATGTCTCTTTGGGTCTTGGTACCTGTTGCCAAAAACACCACATTGTCATGACCATATTTCAAGTGAAAAGATTCTTCCACACAGATTCTATCCAATGCTCTGCAATAGGGTCCGTAACTGCCTTTAGAATTAGCTAATTGATTGACAATAGCACCGGCATCTATCAACCAAGATATAATAGCTGTGTCCGCCCATGTTTCAGCAGGATAGTTAAACACATTAGAATATTTTGATTTGCCACTAATCAGGTCATTAATCATGTCCTCTCGCGGTTTCCCCAATGTTTCTGCTGCGCTATAAAGCAACTGAGCATGTCCTACCTCATCTTGCACCTTAGCCATCAACGCAAGTTTGCGCCTGAAACCGGGTGCCCGAGTAATCCACGTCCCTTCGGGCAGCGCTCCTATTATCTCAGAATGTGCGTGTTGTTCAATCATCCTGATGAGTTGTTTTTTGTATTCTTTTGGCATCCAATCTTTAGGCTCGATTTTGTCACCCCCTTCGATGCGAGCTTCAAACTCGGCAAGTCTGGCAGGGTCTTCATCTTGTGTAAATTTGTTTGCGGGTTGATCTGGGTCGATGTAAGCG is drawn from Bacteroidota bacterium and contains these coding sequences:
- a CDS encoding cobalamin B12-binding domain-containing protein translates to MNKPIRVLVAKVGLDGHDRGAKVIATALRDAGMEVIYTGLRQTPEMVVKTALQEDVDVIGISILSGAHNTVFPRIIELMKENVMEDVLLIGGGIIPDDDSQRLNKQGVARLFPPGTSTEEITEYIQHKVVK
- the paaB gene encoding 1,2-phenylacetyl-CoA epoxidase subunit B translates to MKIKSLDPRITRSEIDLEKPFDEAKELDQWQTYEVFHQTKRGQHHQHVGCVHAPNAEMALLFAKEVYGRRGICVNLWVAKSSNIFASDYDDADIFESEEVKTYRDPGYYKVMDRIKVYKEKQQTL
- the paaC gene encoding phenylacetate-CoA oxygenase subunit PaaC, coding for MNISEKGFEAIKDLLYKMADDQLIIGHRNSEWTGLGPILEEDIAFSSMAQDKLGHAQALYDILSQMGEGDSDTIAFMRNAEQFHCCHLVEYPIGEYEFSLMRHFFFDNAELLRFEMLANSSFEPLTFLSRKIKGEIKYHTMHADVWITQLGSASEESKIKLQNALNETWSLALGIFEKGNFEDVLIAEGIFEGEDALKGRWLSTVSGILAKAGLRIPENNSVAPALGGRKGKHTNYLQPLLDEMTEVFRIDPAAEW
- the paaA gene encoding 1,2-phenylacetyl-CoA epoxidase subunit A, with amino-acid sequence MYGNAYIDPDQPANKFTQDEDPARLAEFEARIEGGDKIEPKDWMPKEYKKQLIRMIEQHAHSEIIGALPEGTWITRAPGFRRKLALMAKVQDEVGHAQLLYSAAETLGKPREDMINDLISGKSKYSNVFNYPAETWADTAIISWLIDAGAIVNQLANSKGSYGPYCRALDRICVEESFHLKYGHDNVVFLATGTKTQRDMVQDALTRWWPPIMHFFGPSDNISVHTKTLMKWKVKMATNDEMRQTFLNMYVPKIWDLGLVIPDPKLKKNESTGLWEYTEPDWEVFKRVINGDGPCNKERLAVRKYAEEKGRWVRRALLKKDAEYVTPLV
- the gltX gene encoding glutamate--tRNA ligase, coding for MSQVRVRFAPSPTGALHIGGVRTALFNYLFAKKHNGIHILRIEDTDQTRFVPGAEEYIIEALQWLGITFDEGVHLGGEYGPYRQSDRKPMYRQYVDQLIEAGHAYYAFDTPEELDEMRQRLKDGGMSPQYDASSRMNMKNSLTLSSDEVNTKITAGDPYVIRIKLPRKEEVRFNDLIRGWVSFNTAQLDDKVLMKNDGMPTYHMANIVDDHFMKITHVIRGEEWLSSAPLHVMLYKYLGWEDTMPQFAHLPLILKPEGNGKLSKRDGDRLGFPVFPLEWKDPNTGEISSGYRETGYEPEAVINFLALLGWHPSDNQEIFNIDELIQAFSLERISKNGAKFDIDKAKWFNHQYLMKRDNSAIANSLLPLLSEKGIETNLEFLTKVVSITKEKVTFWKEIADISEYFFKTPTHFDAKVIEKKWKSPIPENLKAYSSILHNSSDFSAQSLEAGFHSFAEKNGINPGSMMQPLRLAVSGQAGGPPLFEMLELIGKDAVIKRVEWACDNLKATSQS
- the paaJ gene encoding phenylacetate-CoA oxygenase subunit PaaJ, yielding MNTEVVRQALYEVSDPEIPTISIIDLGIVTNIEVSDLGTNVTLTPTFAGCPALRYMEVLVENKLKEKGFPNPKAKTSFEVQWNTSMITAEGLVALKKHGLAPPPPTTGNDYAELLKHMPCPHCNSTNTEMKSPFGPTLCRSIHYCKDCLQTFEAFKPVK